One Gloeothece verrucosa PCC 7822 DNA window includes the following coding sequences:
- the egtC gene encoding ergothioneine biosynthesis protein EgtC — MCRLVGYFGSTISLDQLLYKPEHSLVVQSYKPREMVTGLLNADGFGLGWYHPEKEAQPYIYKNLLPIWNDNNLAHLSRYVETKCTLAYVRSATPPLAVDYSNCQPFTYKNLVFIHNGFIHNFRSSLYRPIRYTLEDTAYQLILGSTDSEHIFALVVNELEKNPEISLETALRNTLATLTALAKTHSVYFSANIILSDGQQLVASRYSNRAPTSTLYWLRDDPLYPDGVIIASEPLFEGNWHKIAEGSLITVKQSLEVQITPVF; from the coding sequence ATGTGCCGTCTAGTAGGCTATTTTGGCTCAACCATTTCCCTCGATCAACTTTTGTATAAACCAGAACATTCTCTAGTGGTACAGAGTTACAAACCTCGGGAGATGGTCACAGGATTACTGAATGCAGACGGTTTTGGCCTGGGTTGGTATCATCCCGAAAAAGAAGCCCAGCCCTACATCTATAAAAATCTTTTACCGATTTGGAACGATAATAATCTAGCTCATCTGAGTCGATACGTTGAAACAAAATGTACATTAGCCTATGTTCGAAGTGCTACCCCCCCTCTAGCGGTAGATTATAGTAACTGTCAACCATTTACTTACAAAAACCTTGTATTTATCCATAATGGCTTTATTCATAATTTTCGCTCCTCTCTCTATCGCCCAATTCGATATACATTAGAAGATACAGCTTATCAATTAATTTTAGGCAGTACAGATTCTGAACATATTTTTGCTTTAGTGGTGAATGAGTTAGAGAAAAATCCAGAAATTTCTTTAGAAACAGCCTTAAGAAACACCCTTGCTACTCTGACAGCTTTAGCTAAAACCCATAGTGTTTATTTTTCGGCTAACATTATCCTCAGTGACGGACAGCAGTTAGTCGCCTCTCGATACTCCAATCGTGCCCCCACTTCTACCTTATACTGGTTAAGGGATGACCCCCTTTACCCCGATGGGGTTATTATTGCTTCTGAGCCTTTATTTGAAGGAAATTGGCACAAAATTGCAGAAGGGAGTCTAATTACCGTTAAACAGAGTTTAGAAGTTCAAATTACACCTGTTTTTTAA
- a CDS encoding cytochrome P450, which produces MTSVISTQAAAKLPDGPKIPAIIQTILALMDQFGSLERNYQKYGDIFYTPKSSLFPAFVALSDPKAVEKVLTANPRLFEVGKQSSLAVRVLLGDNSLVLLDGIEHQKRRKLLMPPFHGERMKSYGQTIVDVTKEVMAQWQEGKSFSIRDYTQQISLRVILRTVFGLDEGERYARLEKILTAWLNIFNSPFNAFFLFFPVLQKDFGAWTPWGQFVEQKRLIHEILQSEIERRRHNPDSLGEDILSLLLSVEDEEGQPMSDTEIKDELMTMLFAGHETTANTLAWAFYWIHYRPEIYQKLLAELNSLDENADFNAINKLPYLNAVVSETLRLYPVVPFLSRQLKEPFEIMGYQFEAGTALLPCIYLIHQREDIYPQPKQFKPERFLEKQFSPYEYLPFGGGHRRCLGYAFALFEMKLVLATVLSQVHLELPFQRPPKAIRRGITFAPSGGLKMRLKKQV; this is translated from the coding sequence ATGACTAGCGTAATTTCAACCCAAGCGGCTGCTAAACTCCCCGACGGGCCAAAAATCCCTGCGATCATACAAACAATTCTAGCCTTAATGGATCAGTTTGGATCGCTAGAGAGAAACTATCAAAAGTATGGAGACATTTTTTATACTCCTAAATCGTCCTTATTTCCTGCTTTTGTCGCTTTGAGTGACCCCAAAGCCGTTGAAAAAGTTTTAACCGCTAATCCTCGCCTGTTTGAGGTGGGAAAACAAAGCTCTTTGGCAGTCAGGGTTTTATTAGGAGATAATTCTTTAGTTTTGCTCGATGGAATCGAACACCAAAAACGACGTAAACTGTTAATGCCTCCTTTTCATGGAGAGAGGATGAAAAGTTACGGTCAGACCATTGTTGATGTGACTAAAGAAGTGATGGCACAATGGCAAGAAGGTAAATCTTTTTCTATTCGTGATTACACTCAACAAATTTCTCTGCGAGTCATCTTACGAACGGTTTTTGGTTTAGATGAGGGGGAAAGATATGCACGATTAGAAAAAATTTTGACTGCTTGGCTTAATATATTTAACTCTCCTTTTAATGCTTTTTTCCTATTTTTTCCGGTATTACAAAAAGATTTTGGTGCTTGGACTCCTTGGGGACAGTTTGTTGAGCAAAAGCGGCTCATTCACGAAATTTTGCAGAGTGAAATTGAGCGCAGAAGACATAATCCTGACTCTCTTGGGGAAGATATTTTGAGTCTATTGCTGAGTGTAGAGGACGAAGAAGGTCAACCCATGAGTGATACAGAAATCAAAGACGAGTTAATGACAATGCTGTTTGCGGGTCACGAAACTACGGCTAATACTTTAGCTTGGGCTTTTTATTGGATTCATTATCGTCCAGAAATTTATCAAAAACTTTTAGCGGAATTAAACTCTTTAGATGAAAATGCCGATTTCAACGCTATTAATAAACTGCCCTATCTTAATGCGGTTGTGTCTGAAACTTTAAGACTTTATCCGGTTGTGCCTTTCTTGAGTCGTCAATTAAAAGAACCTTTTGAAATTATGGGTTATCAATTTGAAGCAGGAACGGCTCTTTTGCCTTGTATTTATTTAATTCATCAGCGAGAAGATATCTATCCTCAACCTAAACAATTTAAACCCGAACGCTTTTTAGAAAAACAATTTTCCCCTTATGAATATTTACCTTTTGGGGGTGGTCATCGTCGCTGTTTAGGCTATGCTTTTGCTCTGTTTGAGATGAAATTGGTATTAGCTACCGTTTTATCACAGGTTCATCTAGAATTGCCTTTTCAGCGTCCTCCTAAAGCTATCCGTCGAGGCATTACTTTTGCTCCTTCGGGCGGCCTGAAAATGCGACTTAAAAAACAGGTGTAA
- a CDS encoding CRR6 family NdhI maturation factor — protein MITIELTQDCLEKLDLSPVTTVVEKLLQEGTIASQEQQLSFEINYPREAADPRELSEIPAIRLWFVRLDSVYPWIPFLLAWKSGELARYTAMLVPHQFSRTEGIQYNPEALEIFVMHKIFILHDWLNKQNMPALYRLKSMAQIFGYELDDNFFQLIQ, from the coding sequence ATGATTACTATTGAATTAACTCAAGACTGCTTAGAAAAATTAGATTTGTCTCCAGTGACAACAGTAGTAGAAAAACTTTTACAAGAGGGAACCATTGCTTCCCAAGAGCAACAACTGAGTTTTGAAATTAATTATCCCCGAGAGGCGGCTGATCCTCGAGAACTTTCGGAAATTCCCGCAATAAGATTGTGGTTTGTGCGGTTGGATTCCGTTTATCCTTGGATTCCCTTTTTATTGGCTTGGAAAAGCGGCGAATTAGCCCGTTATACCGCTATGTTAGTGCCCCATCAATTCAGCCGCACAGAAGGCATTCAATATAATCCAGAAGCCCTAGAAATTTTTGTGATGCACAAAATTTTTATTCTTCATGATTGGTTAAACAAACAAAATATGCCAGCACTCTATCGCCTTAAATCAATGGCGCAGATTTTTGGTTATGAGTTAGATGATAATTTTTTTCAATTAATTCAATAG